The following coding sequences lie in one Kamptonema formosum PCC 6407 genomic window:
- a CDS encoding HD family phosphohydrolase yields MNTLHSLAASFIEQLNAVRRVSKHSANTQTTNGGLAHTAQSHQHLLSPMPLSPGLVETVAPSRVQSSKSCPKGRARSPWLLVVAVVSLTGTMGHRFYNQPKLDVGTKAPQTIKAPASASIPDRKTTEEQRKEARTGAVPVLAIDSSADRHIYQEIQKFLVRGNELRQLAGPFPFVSIEVLSTTVQSYLRQCQEWEWRAVLAELDDEKIGNTKSSPEQFPAAKQIVNKSVEQAVAELEAYRLVVSQEDFNRLTENISQARKGYFNALEELSKQSVSALGEIYDSSLLELSDAAWLQTQTGINRTASRMLAQGIPPGLPKDILKEAVRQQVMDVMPTETQPLAVKSLGAILQPNLVRDIEATKQLAELAAQKVKPVMATVEEGEIIVKEGEEITLSDFVLLDHFSLSRREVNWVGLTGFVCLVSGAIGVVLLVERYYRLRRRDHLLLLLLTLSTPVLLTVGIPWTSLPAIGILAGSFYGSAVGVTVVGLLSAVLPIGLEIDGIHLLASAAGGLLGALMAGRLRSREELALLGVGVGVTQGMVYLLFTLIGSATGGSIWYALVSTVILQSLGGVAWSIIALGLSPYLEHLFDLITPIRLAELANPNRPLLKRLAAEAPGTFQHTLFVASLAEAAARSLGCNVELVRTGTLYHDIGKMHDPLGFCENQMSGPNKHDQINDPWVSADIIKKHVTEGLAMAKKYRLPKAIQAFIPEHQGTMLIAYFYHQAQQIVAEQERIANGKEYANTKLKVANRVLREKDFRYDGPIPQSRETGIVMLADSCEAALRSLKDATHEEALSMVNKMMRARWQDNQLIDSGLTREDLAEVAEIFVRVWEQFNHKRIAYPKAVLTPR; encoded by the coding sequence ATGAATACGCTCCACTCTCTTGCTGCTAGCTTTATTGAGCAGCTAAACGCTGTCCGCAGGGTAAGCAAACACAGCGCTAACACACAAACGACTAATGGCGGTTTAGCACATACTGCACAAAGCCACCAGCATCTACTATCTCCCATGCCCCTCTCACCGGGGCTTGTTGAGACTGTCGCTCCTTCTAGGGTTCAAAGCTCAAAATCCTGTCCTAAAGGTAGAGCAAGATCGCCTTGGCTGCTAGTAGTAGCTGTGGTGTCTCTGACGGGGACAATGGGACATCGCTTTTACAATCAGCCGAAATTGGATGTGGGAACTAAAGCTCCCCAGACAATCAAAGCTCCAGCTAGTGCTAGTATCCCCGATCGCAAAACCACCGAAGAGCAGCGCAAAGAAGCCCGCACGGGTGCAGTACCAGTGCTAGCCATCGATTCTAGTGCCGATCGCCACATCTATCAGGAAATTCAAAAATTTCTGGTACGGGGTAACGAACTACGACAGCTCGCAGGGCCATTTCCTTTTGTCAGCATAGAAGTACTCTCTACTACTGTGCAGAGTTACTTAAGGCAGTGCCAAGAGTGGGAATGGCGAGCTGTACTCGCAGAGCTCGATGACGAAAAAATCGGGAATACAAAGTCGAGTCCAGAGCAATTCCCAGCCGCAAAGCAGATCGTCAATAAATCTGTAGAGCAAGCAGTTGCAGAACTTGAAGCTTACCGTTTGGTAGTATCGCAGGAAGATTTTAACAGACTCACAGAAAATATCTCCCAGGCTCGTAAAGGTTATTTCAACGCCTTAGAGGAACTCTCCAAGCAATCAGTTTCAGCACTGGGAGAGATCTATGATTCCTCTTTATTGGAGTTATCCGATGCAGCTTGGTTGCAAACGCAAACCGGAATTAACCGTACAGCCAGCCGGATGCTGGCTCAAGGCATTCCGCCGGGACTGCCTAAAGATATCCTAAAGGAAGCCGTCAGACAACAAGTAATGGATGTGATGCCGACGGAAACTCAACCTTTAGCGGTGAAGAGCTTAGGGGCAATTTTGCAGCCAAATCTGGTTAGGGATATAGAAGCAACCAAGCAGCTAGCCGAACTTGCCGCTCAAAAGGTCAAACCGGTGATGGCAACTGTGGAAGAGGGCGAGATTATTGTTAAAGAAGGCGAGGAAATCACCCTGTCCGATTTTGTGTTGCTAGACCACTTTAGTTTGAGCCGTCGGGAAGTAAATTGGGTAGGGTTAACGGGGTTTGTCTGCCTAGTTAGCGGCGCAATTGGAGTTGTGCTGTTGGTGGAGAGGTACTACCGTCTACGGCGCAGAGATCATTTGCTGTTGTTGCTGTTGACGCTGAGTACGCCAGTGCTGCTGACTGTGGGCATTCCTTGGACGAGTTTACCCGCGATTGGGATTCTGGCCGGTAGCTTTTACGGTTCGGCTGTAGGAGTAACAGTGGTGGGCCTGCTTTCGGCAGTATTGCCGATTGGCTTAGAAATTGACGGGATTCATTTGTTGGCAAGTGCAGCCGGCGGTTTGCTGGGTGCGCTTATGGCTGGGCGACTGCGATCGCGCGAGGAACTAGCTCTGTTAGGAGTGGGGGTAGGTGTAACTCAGGGCATGGTTTACCTGTTGTTTACTCTGATTGGAAGCGCCACTGGTGGCTCGATTTGGTATGCGTTAGTCAGTACAGTGATTTTGCAAAGTCTGGGCGGGGTGGCTTGGAGTATTATCGCTCTCGGTCTCAGTCCGTATTTAGAACATTTGTTTGATTTGATCACGCCGATTCGTTTAGCGGAATTGGCTAACCCCAACCGTCCGCTGCTCAAAAGGTTGGCTGCGGAAGCACCAGGGACGTTTCAGCACACTTTATTTGTGGCTAGCTTGGCTGAAGCTGCGGCGCGATCGCTCGGTTGCAATGTGGAACTGGTGAGGACTGGCACATTATACCACGATATCGGCAAAATGCACGATCCGCTGGGATTCTGTGAAAATCAGATGAGTGGCCCGAATAAGCACGATCAAATTAATGACCCTTGGGTGAGTGCAGATATTATTAAAAAGCACGTTACTGAAGGGTTGGCGATGGCGAAGAAATATCGATTACCCAAGGCAATTCAGGCGTTCATCCCGGAACATCAAGGGACAATGTTAATTGCTTATTTCTACCACCAAGCACAGCAAATTGTTGCCGAACAAGAAAGAATTGCTAATGGGAAGGAATATGCGAATACAAAATTAAAAGTTGCAAATCGAGTCTTGAGGGAGAAAGATTTTCGTTACGATGGGCCCATACCTCAGTCGCGAGAAACAGGAATTGTGATGTTAGCAGATTCTTGTGAGGCGGCTTTGCGATCGCTTAAAGATGCCACTCATGAGGAAGCTTTGAGCATGGTTAATAAGATGATGAGGGCTAGATGGCAAGATAATCAGTTGATTGATTCGGGGTTGACGCGGGAAGATTTAGCGGAAGTCGCGGAAATTTTTGTGCGGGTTTGGGAACAGTTTAATCATAAGCGGATTGCTTATCCGAAAGCGGTTTTAACTCCCAGATAA
- a CDS encoding DUF4168 domain-containing protein produces MNTLLNSPQLSLSRIISQSLIVGAISAAGLLTGVVPGLSGQSPTLVFGSAAQAQEISNEEIANYARAVLAIEPRRLEAVKEIKGMVGSVPPVVCNETRSINRLRGDVRGVAVNYCDFARKIIESNKLTVSRFNAITLSQQADPVLKQRIQAELLRLQQSGNQ; encoded by the coding sequence ATGAACACTCTACTTAACAGCCCTCAACTTAGCCTCAGCCGCATAATATCGCAATCTCTGATCGTAGGAGCCATTTCCGCAGCAGGTTTACTAACAGGAGTCGTGCCCGGTTTGTCGGGACAATCCCCAACCCTGGTTTTCGGTTCCGCCGCCCAAGCTCAAGAGATTTCCAACGAAGAGATCGCTAACTATGCCCGTGCTGTCTTAGCAATCGAACCTAGACGGCTCGAAGCCGTAAAAGAAATTAAAGGCATGGTAGGTTCAGTTCCCCCAGTTGTTTGCAACGAAACTAGAAGTATTAACAGACTCCGAGGCGACGTTCGTGGAGTAGCAGTGAATTACTGTGATTTCGCCAGAAAAATTATAGAAAGTAATAAGTTGACAGTTTCTCGCTTTAATGCAATTACTCTGAGTCAGCAAGCAGATCCAGTTCTCAAACAGAGAATTCAAGCTGAGTTACTGCGCCTTCAACAAAGCGGCAATCAATAA
- a CDS encoding DUF4332 domain-containing protein, whose translation MGTSQKSRRTPLQTTDWPIAQLPGLSHQNESLLQECGIATTGQLLKKATTSDRRLALANQLQIHVQHLNKWVALADLARIPSVGCQYCGLLLHAGVASAKQLAEIPIHRLHQQILRFYVATMQRRDLCPSVEQAQEWIQQAKMLCS comes from the coding sequence ATGGGAACTTCTCAAAAATCTCGCCGCACTCCCCTCCAAACTACTGACTGGCCGATCGCACAATTGCCAGGATTGAGCCATCAGAATGAATCTCTACTGCAAGAGTGCGGTATTGCCACTACTGGACAATTGCTCAAAAAAGCTACAACTAGCGATCGCCGATTGGCCTTGGCAAATCAGTTGCAAATTCACGTTCAACATCTTAACAAATGGGTGGCTCTAGCCGATCTGGCTCGGATTCCGAGTGTTGGGTGTCAATATTGCGGGCTTTTGCTTCACGCTGGTGTCGCCTCTGCGAAGCAGTTGGCGGAAATTCCCATTCACAGGCTGCACCAACAAATTTTACGGTTTTATGTGGCGACAATGCAGCGGCGGGATTTGTGTCCCTCTGTGGAACAAGCCCAAGAATGGATTCAACAAGCAAAAATGCTATGCAGTTAA
- a CDS encoding aminopeptidase P family protein: MEISNNYDFLATALRQRRQKLATLINFPIILWSGRSISRNYPANTFPFRASSHFLYFAGLPLENAAIRLESGKLELFIDNAHPSNALWHGEMPKREEIAEKIGADAAFPMANLESRTAGAATIPVQDYRTLLKQSQTLNRPLPSAKSPEGIDLELTKAIISLRLTHDAAALGELRQASAVTVKAHKAGMVATASAKTEAAIRAAMEGHIIAENMTFAYPSIVTVRGEVLHNEQYHHPVQTGDLLLADVGAETAMGWAGDVTRTWPVSGKFSPTQRDIYDVVLAAHDACIAKIVPGVEYRDIHLLAAQVIAEGLVDLGILQGKPDDLVEMDAHALFFVHGIGHLIGLDVHDMEDFGDLAGYEEGRVRSSRFGLGYLRLHRTLRPGMLVSIEPGFYQVPGILNKLENRSKYKDVVNWDKLNKFADVRGIRIEDDVLVTEAGTEVLTANLPTHADEIEQLVKG, encoded by the coding sequence ATGGAAATTTCCAACAACTACGATTTCCTAGCAACGGCACTCCGCCAGCGTCGGCAAAAACTAGCCACTTTAATTAATTTTCCTATAATTCTCTGGTCAGGTCGCAGTATTTCGCGTAATTATCCAGCGAATACCTTCCCATTTCGGGCTAGCAGTCACTTCCTCTACTTTGCAGGTTTACCTTTAGAAAATGCCGCCATTCGTCTAGAATCTGGGAAATTAGAACTGTTTATAGATAACGCACATCCAAGTAACGCGCTCTGGCATGGAGAAATGCCGAAAAGAGAAGAAATTGCCGAGAAAATAGGTGCTGATGCTGCTTTTCCAATGGCAAATTTGGAGTCCCGTACAGCGGGTGCTGCTACTATCCCCGTGCAGGATTATCGTACCCTATTAAAACAGTCTCAAACTCTTAATCGCCCTCTTCCTTCAGCGAAATCACCAGAAGGAATTGACTTAGAATTAACCAAGGCAATTATATCTCTGCGCCTCACCCATGATGCAGCAGCTTTAGGAGAATTACGTCAAGCTAGTGCTGTTACTGTAAAAGCTCATAAAGCCGGGATGGTGGCAACAGCAAGCGCTAAAACGGAAGCGGCGATTCGTGCGGCAATGGAAGGTCATATTATCGCAGAAAATATGACTTTTGCCTATCCGAGTATTGTAACTGTGCGAGGAGAAGTTTTGCATAACGAACAGTATCATCACCCGGTACAAACTGGAGACTTACTGTTAGCAGATGTGGGTGCAGAGACAGCAATGGGATGGGCGGGTGACGTGACGCGCACTTGGCCTGTTTCTGGTAAATTTTCACCGACTCAGCGAGATATTTATGATGTAGTATTGGCAGCTCACGATGCTTGTATTGCTAAGATAGTCCCTGGGGTAGAATATCGAGATATTCATCTTTTAGCTGCTCAGGTTATTGCTGAAGGATTGGTAGATTTAGGCATTTTGCAAGGGAAGCCTGATGATTTAGTAGAAATGGATGCTCACGCACTCTTTTTCGTGCATGGAATTGGGCATTTAATCGGTTTAGATGTTCACGATATGGAAGATTTTGGAGATTTGGCTGGCTATGAGGAAGGAAGAGTAAGGAGTAGCCGTTTTGGGTTAGGCTATCTGCGTCTCCATCGCACTTTACGCCCTGGGATGCTAGTATCAATTGAACCTGGATTTTATCAAGTTCCGGGAATTTTGAATAAGTTGGAAAATCGCTCAAAATATAAGGATGTCGTGAATTGGGATAAGCTGAATAAGTTTGCTGATGTCCGGGGAATTCGGATTGAAGATGATGTGTTAGTGACAGAAGCAGGAACAGAAGTATTAACAGCTAACTTACCTACTCATGCAGATGAGATTGAGCAGTTGGTAAAAGGATAG
- a CDS encoding Uma2 family endonuclease produces the protein MVQAPAKPLTLDEFLKLPETKPASEYIDGQIIQKPMPQGEHSTIQTELPPVINAVLKPKRIGRAYTELRCTFGGRSTVPDVSVFLWDRIPRKENGGVANVFNIAPDWTIEILSPDQSQTKVTKNILHCLNHGTQLGWLIDPSEQTVFVFLPNQQPIVFDEPQEQLIVPSFASEVSLTVGELFAWLLE, from the coding sequence ATGGTACAAGCACCAGCTAAACCCTTAACATTAGATGAGTTTCTGAAGCTGCCAGAAACAAAACCTGCCAGCGAATACATTGACGGTCAAATTATCCAAAAGCCAATGCCTCAAGGTGAACACAGCACAATTCAGACTGAACTTCCTCCTGTTATAAATGCAGTTCTTAAACCTAAACGGATTGGACGAGCATATACAGAACTGCGGTGTACATTTGGCGGCCGATCAACAGTTCCCGATGTCTCTGTATTTCTGTGGGATAGAATTCCGCGCAAAGAGAATGGCGGTGTCGCCAATGTGTTTAATATTGCTCCTGATTGGACAATTGAAATCCTATCCCCCGATCAAAGTCAAACTAAAGTAACAAAAAATATTTTGCATTGTCTGAATCACGGAACGCAATTAGGTTGGTTAATAGATCCTAGCGAGCAAACAGTATTTGTTTTTCTTCCCAATCAACAACCGATAGTATTTGATGAACCACAAGAACAATTAATTGTACCCTCATTTGCCAGTGAAGTGAGCTTGACTGTGGGGGAGTTATTTGCTTGGCTCTTAGAATAA
- a CDS encoding Uma2 family endonuclease — protein MVQAPAKPLTLDEFLKLPETKPASEYIDGQIIQKPMPQGKHSTVQAELIITINAVVKPDKIARAYPELRCTFGGRSTVPDVSVFLWDRIPRDENGQVANVFKLAPDWTIEILSPDQSQTKVTKNILHCLNHGTQLGWLIDPNEQTVFVFLPNQHPIVFDEPQQQLIVPSFASEFILTVGELFGWLLE, from the coding sequence ATGGTACAAGCACCAGCTAAACCCTTAACATTAGATGAGTTTCTGAAGCTACCAGAAACCAAACCGGCTAGCGAATACATTGACGGTCAAATTATCCAAAAGCCAATGCCTCAAGGAAAACACAGTACAGTTCAAGCTGAATTAATTATCACAATTAATGCAGTAGTAAAGCCAGATAAAATTGCACGCGCATATCCAGAACTGCGGTGTACCTTTGGGGGGCGCTCAACAGTTCCTGATGTCTCTGTATTTCTTTGGGATAGAATTCCCCGCGATGAAAATGGCCAAGTTGCTAATGTGTTTAAGCTGGCTCCTGATTGGACAATTGAAATCCTATCGCCCGATCAAAGTCAGACTAAAGTAACAAAAAATATTCTGCATTGTTTGAATCACGGAACGCAATTGGGTTGGTTAATAGATCCCAATGAGCAAACAGTATTTGTTTTTCTTCCCAATCAACACCCGATAGTATTTGATGAGCCACAGCAACAATTAATAGTCCCCTCATTTGCTAGTGAATTTATCCTGACTGTGGGGGAATTATTTGGTTGGTTATTAGAATGA
- the alaS gene encoding alanine--tRNA ligase, translating to MPSSPQFLSGSEIRQKFLDFYAQRGHKILPSASLVPEDPTVLLTIAGMLPFKPIFLGQRSPQSPRATTSQKCIRTNDIENVGRTARHHTFFEMLGNFSFGDYFKKQAIAWAWELCTEVFGLPPENLVISVFREDDEAFDLWAKEIGIPPQRIQRMGEEDNFWVSGPTGPCGPCSEIYYDFHPEKGDDIDLEDDTRFIEIYNLVFMQYNRDAAGNLTPLQNQNIDTGMGLERMAQVLQKVPNNYETDLIFPIVKTAAEIARIDYSQADENTKISLKVIGDHIRAVVNMIADEIRASNIGRGYVLRRLIRRAVRHGRLIGIEGGFITKVAETAIALCEDAYPNVRQRSAAIQAELEREEANFLRTLERGEKLLAEIIDRLQQQGKNQIDGQDAFTLYDTYGFPLELTQEIAEEQGLTVDVEGFEQAMEEQRNRGKDAHETIDLTVQGSLDKLAENIHATEFVGYKQLSSNVQVKVILVNGKSVEEASEESEIQVILNQTPFYAESGGQIGDRGDLSGDSILVKIEDVKKESDFFVHFGRIERGTLRVGDSMTAQVDNSRRRRVQANHSATHLLQAALKQIVDNSISQAGSLVDFDRLRFDFNCPRSITAEELQKIEDLINSWIAEAHLAEIAQMPIAEAKKKGAVAMFGEKYGDVVRVIDFPGVSMELCGGTHVSNTAEIGLFKIVSETGISSGIRRIEAVSGQAVLDYLNVRDKVVRDLGDRFKAKPEELPNRITNLQNELKANQKELEALKSELAIAKSDQLLSSAESVGEFKIIIAELGDVDTEALKTAAERLQQKLGNAAVVLASVPEADKVSLVAAFSADVNKKGLQAGKFIGQIAKICGGGGGGRPNLAQAGGRDASKLKEALESARNLLVEGLK from the coding sequence ATGCCTTCCTCTCCTCAATTTCTGTCTGGTAGCGAAATTCGGCAAAAATTCCTAGACTTTTATGCCCAGCGGGGACATAAAATCTTGCCGAGTGCATCTTTAGTACCCGAAGATCCAACTGTGTTGCTAACGATCGCGGGAATGTTGCCATTTAAGCCAATTTTTTTGGGACAGCGATCGCCACAGTCTCCTCGCGCAACAACATCCCAAAAGTGTATCCGTACTAACGATATCGAAAACGTCGGCCGCACGGCCAGACACCATACTTTTTTCGAGATGTTAGGAAATTTCAGCTTTGGAGACTATTTCAAGAAACAAGCGATCGCTTGGGCCTGGGAATTATGTACCGAAGTCTTCGGTTTACCTCCAGAAAATTTAGTTATCAGCGTATTTCGGGAAGATGACGAAGCATTTGACCTCTGGGCAAAAGAAATAGGTATTCCTCCTCAACGCATTCAGCGTATGGGAGAAGAGGATAATTTCTGGGTATCCGGCCCAACGGGCCCCTGCGGCCCCTGTTCGGAAATTTACTATGATTTTCACCCCGAAAAAGGTGACGATATTGACCTCGAAGATGATACCAGATTTATCGAAATCTACAACCTGGTATTCATGCAGTATAACAGAGATGCCGCAGGCAATCTTACTCCTCTGCAAAATCAAAATATTGACACCGGCATGGGACTGGAACGGATGGCGCAAGTCCTCCAAAAAGTACCTAACAACTACGAAACAGACCTGATTTTTCCGATCGTCAAAACTGCTGCTGAAATAGCTAGAATTGACTACAGTCAAGCTGATGAAAACACAAAAATTTCTCTAAAAGTAATTGGCGATCATATTCGCGCAGTAGTTAATATGATTGCTGACGAAATCCGGGCTTCAAATATTGGTCGTGGCTACGTCCTGCGGCGGTTAATTCGGCGTGCGGTACGTCACGGACGGCTGATTGGAATTGAGGGAGGATTTATCACTAAAGTTGCAGAAACTGCGATCGCACTTTGCGAAGATGCCTATCCAAATGTTAGACAGCGATCGGCAGCTATTCAGGCTGAATTAGAAAGAGAAGAAGCGAACTTCCTCAGAACTTTGGAACGTGGCGAAAAGTTGTTGGCAGAAATCATCGATCGGTTACAGCAGCAAGGTAAAAATCAAATTGACGGGCAAGATGCTTTTACTCTTTACGATACCTACGGTTTCCCCTTAGAATTAACTCAGGAGATTGCAGAAGAACAGGGTCTTACTGTTGATGTTGAAGGTTTCGAGCAGGCGATGGAGGAGCAAAGAAATCGCGGCAAAGATGCTCACGAAACTATCGATCTGACCGTGCAAGGTTCTCTAGATAAGTTGGCTGAAAATATTCACGCAACTGAGTTTGTTGGTTACAAACAATTGTCTAGTAACGTTCAAGTTAAAGTTATCTTAGTGAATGGGAAATCTGTTGAGGAAGCTAGCGAAGAAAGCGAAATACAAGTTATTTTGAACCAAACACCTTTCTATGCGGAATCAGGCGGACAAATCGGCGATCGCGGCGATTTATCGGGCGATTCAATTTTGGTAAAAATTGAAGATGTTAAGAAGGAATCTGATTTCTTTGTGCATTTTGGTCGCATCGAACGCGGTACTCTGAGGGTGGGTGATAGCATGACTGCACAAGTTGATAATAGCCGCCGCCGTCGCGTTCAAGCAAACCATAGTGCAACTCACTTGTTGCAAGCAGCTTTAAAGCAAATTGTTGACAATTCTATTTCTCAAGCGGGTTCGCTAGTAGATTTCGATCGCCTGCGTTTTGACTTCAATTGTCCCCGTTCCATAACTGCGGAAGAGTTGCAAAAAATTGAAGATCTGATTAATAGTTGGATTGCTGAAGCTCACCTGGCTGAAATTGCTCAAATGCCGATTGCCGAAGCAAAGAAAAAAGGTGCAGTTGCCATGTTTGGCGAGAAGTACGGCGATGTGGTGCGGGTGATTGATTTTCCCGGCGTTTCGATGGAATTGTGCGGGGGAACTCACGTTAGCAATACGGCAGAAATTGGGTTGTTTAAGATCGTGTCAGAAACGGGTATATCCTCTGGTATTCGCCGCATTGAGGCCGTGTCGGGACAAGCTGTTTTAGACTATCTGAACGTGCGGGATAAGGTTGTTAGAGATTTAGGCGATCGCTTTAAAGCTAAACCTGAAGAATTGCCGAACCGCATCACTAATTTACAGAATGAATTGAAAGCCAATCAAAAAGAATTGGAAGCGTTGAAATCGGAACTGGCGATTGCTAAATCTGACCAATTATTGAGCAGTGCTGAGTCAGTTGGCGAGTTCAAAATTATCATTGCTGAATTGGGAGATGTGGATACAGAAGCACTGAAAACTGCTGCTGAAAGGTTGCAGCAAAAATTAGGTAATGCTGCTGTAGTTTTGGCTTCTGTTCCCGAAGCAGATAAGGTGAGTTTAGTAGCAGCTTTTAGTGCTGATGTCAATAAAAAAGGTTTGCAAGCTGGCAAGTTTATCGGGCAAATTGCTAAAATTTGCGGCGGTGGCGGCGGCGGCCGACCTAATTTGGCTCAAGCTGGAGGACGAGATGCGAGTAAATTAAAAGAAGCTTTAGAAAGCGCTCGCAATCTATTAGTTGAAGGTCTGAAGTAG